From a region of the Corallococcus coralloides DSM 2259 genome:
- a CDS encoding ABC transporter ATP-binding protein gives MLSLRNLVKVYPGPVTALRGVDLDVPKGMFGLLGPNGAGKSTLMKILSGLLEPTSGEVTLDGLDLVRHPEALRPHLGYLPQEFGFYPYLSGQDMLRYLLELKGVSAPQGMKALCAQLLERVNLTFAAKRKVKEYSGGMRQRLGIAQALAGDPKLLIVDEPTAGLDPEERQRFYRLLAEVAHERTVLLSTHIVEDVAMLCPRFAVIRHGRVMAITSPTEAKAALHDTLFEGTVPPADMAAFQQAHRVTQAVLFEGRNRVRIHAAPGTPVPPGFERTPPTLEDAYLLLMKDAPEPRAPAPTATPAPASAPAVGA, from the coding sequence ATGCTCAGCCTGCGCAACCTGGTGAAGGTGTATCCGGGCCCGGTGACGGCCCTTCGTGGCGTGGACCTGGATGTCCCCAAGGGAATGTTCGGGCTGCTCGGGCCCAATGGCGCGGGCAAGTCCACGCTGATGAAAATCCTCTCCGGCCTGCTGGAGCCGACCTCCGGCGAGGTGACGCTCGACGGCCTGGACCTCGTGCGCCACCCGGAGGCGCTGCGCCCGCACCTGGGCTACCTGCCGCAGGAGTTCGGCTTCTACCCGTACCTCTCCGGGCAGGACATGCTGCGCTACCTGCTGGAGCTCAAGGGCGTCAGCGCGCCGCAAGGGATGAAGGCCCTGTGCGCCCAGCTGCTGGAGCGCGTGAACCTCACCTTCGCGGCGAAGCGCAAGGTGAAGGAGTACTCCGGCGGCATGCGGCAGCGGCTGGGCATCGCGCAGGCCCTGGCCGGCGACCCGAAGCTCCTCATCGTGGACGAGCCCACCGCGGGCCTGGACCCCGAGGAGCGCCAGCGCTTCTACCGGCTGCTCGCGGAGGTGGCCCATGAGCGCACGGTGCTCCTGTCCACGCACATCGTGGAGGACGTGGCCATGCTCTGCCCTCGCTTCGCCGTCATCCGCCACGGCCGCGTGATGGCCATCACCAGCCCCACCGAGGCGAAGGCCGCCCTCCACGACACCCTCTTCGAGGGCACCGTCCCCCCCGCCGACATGGCCGCCTTCCAGCAGGCCCACCGCGTCACCCAGGCCGTGCTCTTCGAGGGCAGGAACCGCGTGCGCATCCACGCCGCCCCGGGCACGCCCGTGCCCCCCGGCTTCGAGCGCACGCCGCCCACGCTGGAGGACGCCTACCTCCTCCTGATGAAGGACGCGCCCGAGCCCAGGGCCCCTGCGCCCACGGCGACCCCGGCTCCAGCGTCCGCCCCGGCGGTGGGCGCGTGA
- a CDS encoding FadR/GntR family transcriptional regulator, producing the protein MGMGRDGLVAYVEAQIERDIALGRLHPSGQFGSEAKLARRYEVCRGTIREALRRLAARGLVVQRSGRKTRAVALDESLTLENLGLALHDACSPKARWLLEGYFSLKRQVLVELLTDCCVKASDLDLDRLGSTCFQLQDAARWEPGATCAQVEFELLRQAARVAARPGHVLLVQSLQRAFLGGAAPLLPLLGGEALREWAFRVMAILHERDVRALQHELPALLKACDERVLNAFAPVPVKPVSSEAPCSQEDLLGTPVSATARDDALEARPCVQECRLGEPTQVIGQEKALEAQPPDEERELGGVASAAGDIQGLGIAPCFHGEVPVAEPDIGTDLLGAALGNLSDCRTGWDASPPEGGVQSEPSPTRAHGRTGVAEREEGGAIHGRLKRWVACLWWSVAHFLGQPASGFRAPGDLLRAVRGPVPTSLSPSPRPDAASCARAGPA; encoded by the coding sequence ATGGGGATGGGACGGGACGGACTCGTGGCCTATGTGGAGGCGCAAATCGAGCGCGATATCGCGCTGGGGCGGCTGCACCCGAGCGGGCAGTTCGGCTCGGAAGCGAAGCTGGCGCGTCGCTATGAAGTGTGCCGGGGCACCATTCGCGAGGCGCTCCGACGACTGGCCGCGCGGGGGCTGGTGGTGCAGCGCTCCGGACGCAAGACGCGCGCGGTGGCGCTGGATGAGTCGCTGACGCTGGAGAACCTGGGCCTGGCGCTGCATGACGCGTGCTCCCCGAAGGCCCGGTGGCTTCTGGAGGGCTACTTCAGCCTCAAGCGGCAGGTGCTGGTGGAGTTGCTGACGGATTGCTGCGTGAAGGCCTCGGACCTCGACCTGGACCGGCTGGGGAGCACGTGCTTCCAGCTCCAGGACGCGGCGCGCTGGGAGCCGGGGGCCACCTGCGCCCAGGTGGAGTTCGAGTTGCTGCGGCAGGCTGCGCGGGTGGCGGCGCGTCCCGGGCATGTGCTCCTCGTTCAGTCCCTGCAGCGGGCATTCCTCGGAGGCGCCGCTCCGTTGCTGCCGCTCCTGGGCGGTGAGGCGCTGCGCGAGTGGGCCTTCCGCGTGATGGCGATTCTTCACGAGCGCGACGTGCGGGCGCTTCAGCACGAGCTGCCGGCGCTGCTGAAGGCTTGCGATGAGCGCGTGCTGAATGCCTTCGCTCCCGTCCCCGTGAAGCCCGTGTCCTCCGAGGCCCCATGCTCCCAGGAGGACCTTCTCGGCACCCCTGTGTCAGCCACCGCGCGGGATGATGCGCTGGAGGCACGGCCTTGCGTGCAGGAGTGCCGTCTCGGCGAACCCACGCAAGTCATCGGGCAGGAGAAGGCGCTGGAGGCACAGCCCCCGGACGAGGAGCGAGAACTCGGCGGCGTCGCGTCCGCCGCTGGGGATATCCAGGGGCTTGGGATTGCTCCCTGCTTTCATGGGGAGGTCCCTGTCGCGGAGCCCGACATCGGGACGGACTTGTTGGGAGCGGCCTTGGGCAACTTGTCCGACTGTCGGACAGGTTGGGACGCTTCGCCTCCGGAGGGTGGCGTTCAATCCGAACCCTCACCCACCCGCGCCCATGGACGCACCGGCGTGGCGGAGCGCGAGGAGGGTGGAGCGATTCACGGCCGCCTGAAACGGTGGGTGGCTTGTCTCTGGTGGTCCGTGGCGCATTTCCTGGGACAGCCCGCCTCGGGTTTCCGCGCTCCAGGCGACCTGCTCAGAGCTGTTCGAGGCCCGGTGCCGACGAGCCTTTCACCGTCGCCTCGTCCGGACGCAGCTTCGTGCGCACGCGCGGGTCCAGCTTGA